The following coding sequences lie in one Acidobacteriota bacterium genomic window:
- a CDS encoding ATP synthase subunit I, producing MPAHQEHDPTLRRILRNSAGIAAVVAIAALVLDRGRPEGALGVLAGTGVMAFSYRVIRQSVDARASKALNVEARKDEAGRPGLAGAAWTLTKYVTRYGVIAVAAWVALVPLRANPVWLFAGVSVPVAAIVIEAVLIRRQGRPT from the coding sequence GTGCCTGCACACCAGGAACACGATCCGACGCTTCGGCGAATCCTTCGAAACTCGGCAGGGATCGCCGCTGTCGTGGCGATCGCAGCGCTTGTACTGGACCGCGGCCGGCCGGAAGGCGCACTCGGCGTACTGGCCGGCACAGGTGTGATGGCATTCAGCTATCGCGTGATCCGGCAAAGCGTCGATGCCCGGGCGAGCAAAGCGCTAAACGTTGAAGCACGAAAAGACGAGGCGGGCAGACCGGGGCTTGCCGGTGCGGCGTGGACGCTGACGAAGTACGTGACCCGGTACGGCGTGATCGCCGTCGCAGCGTGGGTAGCCCTCGTACCCCTCCGCGCGAACCCAGTCTGGTTGTTTGCCGGCGTCTCGGTCCCGGTAGCGGCCATCGTCATTGAGGCCGTTCTGATCAGACGTCAGGGGCGTCCCACCTGA